In Paenibacillus kyungheensis, the following are encoded in one genomic region:
- a CDS encoding expansin EXLX1 family cellulose-binding protein: MLILLGLLVFALPASAAWNDTYKGYATYTGSGYSGGAVLLDPIPANAKITALNPTQMNYGGVKAALAGAYLEVQGPLGKTTVYVTDLYPEGANGALDLSPNAFAAIGDMSKGKIDIQWKVVKAPITGNFSYRIKEGSSQWWAAIQVRNHKYPVMKFEYSKAGQWISLPKTDYNHFVGEQLGNQPLKVRITDIRGKVVTDTLQPLPSEATSSPYIVAGNVQFPD, from the coding sequence ATGTTGATACTACTCGGTCTATTAGTGTTTGCTTTGCCTGCTTCAGCAGCATGGAACGATACATATAAAGGGTATGCCACTTACACAGGATCAGGATACTCGGGTGGAGCTGTTTTACTTGATCCTATTCCTGCTAATGCCAAAATTACAGCACTTAATCCGACACAGATGAATTACGGCGGTGTCAAAGCAGCACTTGCAGGCGCTTATCTGGAAGTGCAAGGCCCACTCGGCAAAACCACTGTCTATGTCACCGATCTTTATCCTGAAGGAGCTAACGGAGCATTGGATTTATCTCCAAATGCGTTTGCAGCAATCGGAGATATGTCTAAAGGAAAAATTGATATTCAGTGGAAAGTAGTTAAAGCGCCAATTACAGGTAATTTTAGCTACCGGATCAAAGAAGGAAGCAGTCAATGGTGGGCAGCTATTCAAGTTCGTAATCACAAATACCCTGTGATGAAATTTGAATATTCAAAAGCAGGTCAATGGATCAGCTTGCCCAAAACAGATTATAACCATTTTGTCGGTGAACAACTGGGCAATCAGCCTTTAAAAGTACGTATCACCGATATTCGCGGCAAAGTCGTAACCGATACCTTACAACCATTGCCTAGCGAAGCTACATCTAGCCCTTATATTGTAGCCGGCAACGTTCAATTTCCTGATTGA
- a CDS encoding aldo/keto reductase — MTKVMPLAKRGISNSRLALGCMPFGGGWDTEPFTEQHVKEAEAAVEAALSIGITMFDHADIYTRGKAEQVFGRVLQARPDLREQIVIQSKCGIQLGEGDLPGRFNFSKEHILDSVDGNLERLGIDYLDVLLLHRPDPLVEPEEVAEAFARLKSSGKVRYFGVSNMSASQIKFLQQAIPDSFAVNQLEMSLNHLHFVDHVVHVNQQAGTEVNFAEGLMEYCRTEDIQLQAWSPLAQGKFSGRDIKDEPEHIQKTAQLVQQMAADKETTAEAIVLGWLMYHPAMIQPIIGTSNPERIKACADAERQASLMTRDEWYTLYVSARGTLLP, encoded by the coding sequence ATGACTAAAGTAATGCCACTGGCTAAGCGTGGAATTTCAAATAGCCGACTCGCACTAGGATGTATGCCGTTTGGTGGAGGTTGGGATACAGAACCTTTTACCGAGCAACATGTTAAAGAAGCAGAAGCTGCTGTTGAAGCTGCATTGTCGATCGGAATAACGATGTTTGATCATGCAGATATTTATACCCGGGGAAAAGCAGAACAGGTTTTTGGACGTGTATTGCAAGCTAGACCGGATCTACGAGAACAGATTGTGATTCAGTCCAAATGTGGTATTCAATTAGGTGAAGGTGATCTACCAGGTCGCTTTAACTTTTCAAAAGAACATATTCTAGATTCTGTAGATGGTAATTTAGAGCGATTGGGAATCGATTATTTGGATGTTTTGTTATTGCATCGTCCTGATCCTTTAGTAGAACCAGAAGAAGTAGCAGAAGCTTTTGCCCGATTAAAATCGTCAGGCAAAGTACGTTATTTCGGTGTATCTAATATGAGCGCGTCTCAGATCAAATTTTTACAACAAGCGATTCCAGATTCGTTTGCGGTCAATCAATTAGAAATGAGTCTAAATCATCTGCATTTTGTAGATCATGTTGTTCATGTGAACCAACAAGCAGGTACAGAAGTGAATTTTGCTGAAGGGTTGATGGAATATTGTCGTACAGAAGATATTCAACTGCAAGCTTGGAGTCCACTGGCACAAGGTAAATTCTCTGGACGAGATATCAAAGATGAACCTGAACATATTCAAAAAACTGCTCAACTGGTACAACAAATGGCGGCTGATAAAGAAACAACAGCAGAAGCGATTGTACTGGGATGGTTAATGTATCACCCGGCGATGATTCAACCGATTATCGGTACATCCAATCCAGAGCGAATCAAAGCTTGTGCAGATGCAGAGCGTCAAGCCAGTCTAATGACGCGGGATGAATGGTATACGTTATATGTAAGTGCACGAGGAACATTGTTGCCTTAA
- a CDS encoding S-layer homology domain-containing protein, which yields MAHWKKKISIGISASVLVTSLWSGLPVNEQIASATETSEHLSNSMVNVTSSPLASRSIVQNVSQDVYTTMPITDVRSQSLSSTVSTRGIITYREDTGNGYSNLYIQDGSAGIVIRGQNVSGIEGQEVEVQGTLTAYKALLQIEASASAVHITNSTIQLPVARIVNGTDFVTGNTYEAQLISVPNVTVVSKSGSNYTVKDAKGTFIIYTSNPWLEVGQTYTHITGVMSRYNNTFELIPRTLKDIEGGTPPVIEPPLQLRIHDIQGAAQRSPYEGKEVAQVEGIVTMVKGKTSFYLQEADDQVDSDEGTSEGILVYRSAHGLKVGDKVSVDGSIKEYQELGYADAADLTTTEIVASAIRLQASNQPLPAPTIIGEQGRAIPDQIASSDGLAEYDANRYSIDFYESLEGMRIQLNDASIIGPYTYEIPVTVDLKSSPLVTPAGGLVIDHNQWNAKRLLISAKPTQTVSTGDQFAGALHGIMSYSYSNFKILPEGTLPPIIDHGLQREVSTLQNGSKQLTIASFNVENFWDNPKDKEKTTRIADDVVNHLRNPDILGLMEVQDNNGETNDGTTDASQSFAALIKDIQLAGGPTYQYASIAPQDQQDGGAPGGNIRVGFLYNPARVSLPVATNGAGDSVTATTYGANGLTYNPGRIAPTEEAFANSRKSLAAQFVFNGESVIVIANHFNSKGGDQALYGSIQPPVRSSEIQRAKQATLLNQFVKQTLSQNSQANVVLLGDFNDFQFSNTINVLKGQELTNLVDTLPANERYSYVYEGNSQTLDHILMTANIANRAQLDIVHINSDFMEADGRVSDHDPLLARIDFAKKDSDDDSGTRPGSQNGNGNNSGGGSSPTTNLPTDPSSVPALPTVPVYEGVSSNGTVASWTLPVVSNSNSDHAVIASSTVTPAILQEIMARAEGAHTLRLSLPEVPDATLYQLQWDASVQQSFTGQTAIDRLIVSTPIGTYELPVSTIQKETLSSNQKLVLDLASAPMAITQAKQAGYDVRTAVDFDWYMLDDQNQKRSIPYFDQYVKRSVISPNTNPTDRLAVVRAEPNSNGNISYIPVPFTISNGAVTIYSRSNSTYLVLDRNEPLLTDISGHWGQADIQQFADRMIVTGTGQNRFEPARTITRAELATLLTRTLGLAERSPSDSVSSFADVKATAWYNNSVRTAVEVGLMLGDANGTFRPQAAVTREELAVILQRTLSLIDQNQATVTSEPAISFSDAKQASSWSRSAIQYVSATGILKGNALKQFQPKEKLTRVESIVALSRILQKINDAN from the coding sequence ATGGCTCATTGGAAAAAGAAAATAAGTATAGGTATCTCTGCAAGTGTATTAGTTACTTCACTCTGGTCAGGTCTTCCGGTTAATGAGCAGATTGCTTCAGCCACCGAAACTAGTGAACATCTATCCAACTCCATGGTCAACGTCACCTCTTCTCCGCTAGCCAGCCGTTCTATAGTTCAGAATGTCAGTCAAGATGTGTATACAACGATGCCGATCACCGATGTACGCAGTCAGTCTTTGAGCAGTACAGTCTCTACACGTGGAATTATTACGTATCGGGAAGATACAGGTAATGGATATAGCAATTTGTATATTCAAGATGGAAGCGCAGGCATTGTTATACGCGGGCAAAATGTATCGGGCATCGAAGGGCAAGAAGTCGAAGTTCAGGGTACATTAACAGCTTACAAAGCACTTTTACAAATCGAAGCATCTGCAAGCGCAGTCCATATTACTAATTCTACGATCCAGCTACCTGTTGCCCGGATAGTAAATGGTACGGATTTTGTAACAGGTAATACATATGAAGCTCAATTGATCAGTGTGCCTAACGTGACCGTTGTTAGCAAAAGCGGCAGTAATTACACTGTCAAAGATGCAAAAGGGACTTTTATTATTTATACCTCTAATCCATGGTTAGAAGTAGGTCAGACGTATACTCATATCACAGGAGTTATGTCTCGTTATAACAATACGTTTGAATTGATTCCACGTACTCTCAAAGATATAGAAGGAGGTACACCTCCTGTTATCGAGCCTCCATTACAGTTACGTATTCATGATATTCAAGGCGCGGCTCAACGTTCTCCTTATGAAGGGAAAGAAGTAGCGCAAGTTGAAGGAATCGTCACAATGGTCAAAGGCAAAACAAGTTTTTATCTGCAAGAAGCCGATGATCAAGTGGATAGTGATGAAGGCACATCTGAAGGTATATTAGTCTATCGTTCTGCGCATGGTCTAAAAGTAGGCGATAAAGTAAGTGTCGATGGCAGTATTAAAGAATACCAAGAATTAGGGTATGCCGATGCGGCTGATCTGACGACGACTGAAATTGTCGCTTCAGCAATTCGTCTACAAGCATCCAATCAACCATTGCCTGCTCCAACAATCATTGGTGAACAAGGTCGTGCTATTCCTGATCAGATTGCTAGTAGTGATGGATTAGCTGAATATGATGCTAATCGTTATAGTATCGACTTTTATGAAAGTCTGGAAGGTATGCGTATACAGTTAAATGATGCTTCTATTATCGGGCCATACACGTATGAGATTCCGGTCACTGTCGATCTGAAATCTTCTCCACTAGTCACTCCGGCAGGAGGGCTTGTTATCGATCATAATCAATGGAATGCTAAAAGGTTATTAATTAGTGCTAAGCCTACCCAGACTGTAAGTACGGGTGATCAATTTGCAGGAGCATTACATGGCATCATGAGTTACAGCTATAGTAATTTTAAAATATTACCTGAAGGAACATTGCCACCTATTATCGATCATGGGTTACAACGTGAAGTATCCACTTTGCAAAATGGAAGTAAACAATTAACGATTGCTTCCTTTAATGTAGAGAACTTCTGGGATAATCCTAAAGATAAAGAAAAAACAACACGCATTGCAGACGATGTAGTGAATCATCTTCGTAATCCTGATATTTTGGGACTGATGGAAGTACAGGATAACAATGGTGAGACTAACGATGGAACAACAGATGCAAGTCAGAGCTTTGCAGCATTAATTAAAGATATCCAGCTTGCAGGTGGCCCGACATACCAATATGCCAGTATCGCTCCACAAGATCAACAAGATGGAGGCGCACCAGGCGGTAATATTCGTGTAGGATTTTTGTATAATCCAGCACGTGTGAGTCTGCCTGTAGCTACCAACGGCGCAGGTGATTCAGTAACAGCAACAACGTATGGTGCGAATGGACTGACCTACAACCCGGGACGAATCGCACCGACAGAAGAAGCTTTTGCAAATTCGCGCAAATCGTTGGCGGCACAATTTGTATTTAACGGAGAATCTGTTATCGTTATTGCCAATCATTTCAACTCTAAAGGTGGAGATCAGGCGTTATATGGCAGTATTCAACCACCTGTACGTAGTAGTGAAATTCAACGTGCGAAGCAAGCGACATTGTTGAATCAATTTGTCAAACAGACATTATCTCAAAATAGTCAGGCTAATGTTGTATTATTAGGAGATTTTAACGATTTTCAATTTTCGAATACGATTAATGTTCTGAAAGGACAAGAATTAACCAATCTGGTCGATACATTGCCTGCTAATGAACGTTACTCTTATGTATATGAAGGAAATTCGCAGACATTGGATCATATTCTGATGACAGCCAATATCGCTAATCGGGCTCAATTGGATATTGTGCATATCAATTCTGATTTTATGGAAGCAGATGGACGAGTGAGCGATCATGATCCATTGTTAGCTAGAATTGATTTTGCCAAAAAAGATTCAGACGATGATTCTGGAACAAGACCGGGTTCACAAAATGGTAACGGAAATAATAGTGGCGGTGGATCAAGCCCGACAACCAATCTTCCTACAGATCCTTCATCTGTGCCTGCACTTCCGACAGTACCTGTATATGAAGGAGTATCTAGCAATGGTACAGTAGCTAGCTGGACACTGCCTGTTGTATCCAATAGTAACTCTGATCATGCAGTGATTGCGTCTAGCACAGTAACACCAGCTATATTGCAAGAAATAATGGCTCGTGCTGAAGGAGCACATACTTTACGTCTTTCTTTACCTGAAGTTCCAGATGCTACTCTATATCAACTGCAATGGGATGCTTCGGTACAACAATCGTTCACCGGACAAACAGCGATAGATCGTCTAATCGTATCTACGCCTATAGGCACTTATGAACTGCCTGTCTCTACAATCCAAAAAGAGACCTTATCTTCTAATCAAAAGCTCGTTCTTGATCTAGCTAGTGCTCCAATGGCGATCACTCAAGCCAAACAAGCAGGTTATGATGTACGTACAGCTGTCGATTTTGACTGGTACATGTTAGATGATCAGAATCAGAAGCGTTCTATTCCGTATTTTGATCAATATGTTAAACGTTCGGTGATCAGTCCAAATACAAATCCAACAGATCGTCTAGCAGTAGTTCGTGCCGAGCCAAATAGTAATGGCAATATTTCGTATATCCCCGTTCCTTTTACTATTTCTAACGGAGCGGTTACGATCTATAGTCGTAGCAATAGTACGTATCTGGTATTAGATCGCAATGAGCCTTTATTAACTGATATATCGGGTCACTGGGGACAAGCAGATATTCAACAGTTTGCTGACCGAATGATTGTCACAGGGACAGGTCAAAATCGATTTGAACCTGCTCGTACGATTACACGTGCAGAACTGGCTACTTTATTAACCAGAACATTAGGTTTGGCAGAACGTTCACCATCAGACTCAGTTTCTTCATTTGCTGATGTGAAAGCTACAGCATGGTATAACAATTCAGTACGTACCGCTGTCGAAGTAGGATTGATGTTGGGAGATGCTAACGGTACGTTCCGTCCACAAGCGGCAGTTACACGTGAAGAGTTAGCAGTGATTTTGCAGCGGACATTATCATTAATTGATCAGAATCAGGCTACAGTAACCTCTGAACCTGCGATTTCGTTTAGCGATGCGAAGCAAGCTTCTTCATGGTCGCGTTCTGCGATTCAATATGTGAGTGCTACCGGAATATTAAAAGGAAATGCTTTAAAACAATTCCAACCAAAGGAAAAGCTTACACGAGTTGAGAGCATTGTCGCATTAAGTCGCATATTGCAGAAAATAAATGATGCTAATTAA